One part of the Haliotis asinina isolate JCU_RB_2024 chromosome 2, JCU_Hal_asi_v2, whole genome shotgun sequence genome encodes these proteins:
- the LOC137271513 gene encoding C-type lectin domain family 4 member E-like, with protein MECSNIIVSSLSTGQVPPSLPTGSLAMSRIDCVSLCLFSVYCATMFYNKDTRSCNLLEGFNQTQLVQTTEPVELLVLGKVPCPIKSGYLYTRRLNMCYKKHTDNKVWPDAKTSCSLEGNYLVIINSAERNQFMYDITADIGQFWTSGHLVGSSWKWGDNSSIAEPTYWSPGEPEANHPTSRCLTFYDLNLSNSWHCGDCDTHPLAYVCEIPMTK; from the exons ATGGAATGTTCCAACATAATCGTATCCTCGTTATCTACTGGACAGGTGCCCCCATCCCTGCCTACAGGGTCCCTTGCCATGTCGCGGATAGACTGTGTCTCTTTGTGCCTCTTCAGTGTATACTGTGCCACAATGTTCTACAACAAGGACACCAGGTCGTGCAACCTCCTGGAAGGCTTCAATCAGACACAGCTGGTACAGACAACAGAGCCAGTTGAACTTCTGGTTTTAGGGAAAG TTCCGTGCCCAATCAAGTCAGGCTACCTGTACACCCGGAGACTGAACATGTGTTACAAAAAACACACCGACAATAAGGTGTGGCCCGACGCCAAGACCTCATGCTCATTAGAGGGCAACTACCTCGTCATCATCAACAGCGCTGAAAGGAACCAGTTCATGTACGACATTACTGCAGATATTG GGCAGTTTTGGACGAGCGGACATTTAGTGGGATCATCCTGGAAATGGGGAGACAACTCATCAATTGCTGAACCCACATACTGGAGCCCCGGGGAACCGGAAGCGAATCATCCAACCAGCAGATGTCTCACCTTCTATGACTTGAACCTCTCCAACAGCTGGCACTGCGGCGATTGCGACACTCACCCCCTGGCATATGTCTGTGAAATACCAATGACCAAGTAG